A DNA window from Patagioenas fasciata isolate bPatFas1 chromosome 1, bPatFas1.hap1, whole genome shotgun sequence contains the following coding sequences:
- the ZAR1L gene encoding protein ZAR1-like, translating to MESFVYPPFGKYQNFRGSLTPSRSREPAVKQPSWKQSKSSGISPFLGGPLTPMPSEYLDSYRRAQFQALLSQVSPGLMPRLRRANTKEVGVQVNLRADAAVQCSLGPRLLPLSAPLSPAALRIRGHLALYSPVLDRRLFTLPEATGPREKDEASEVTLKEQEVEDGGGEQQEGQAEAALLSEETAETPQEKAAVPRRRAAFQFLEQKYGYFHCKDCKTRWESAYVWCISGSNKVYFKQLCRKCQKGFNPYRVEAIQCQTCSKTRCSCPQKKRHIDLKRPHRQELCGRCKGKRLSCDNTYSFKYIV from the exons ATGGAGAGCTTTGTCTATCCCCCCTTCGGCAAGTACCAGAACTTCAGGGGCAGCCTCACACCAAGCCGCAGCAGGGAGCCAGCGGTGAAGCAGCCCAGCTGGAAGCAAAGCAAGAGTAGCGGCATCAGCCCGTTCCTCGGGGGGCCTCTCACCCCCATGCCCTCCGAGTACCTGGACAGCTACCGACGGGCGCAGTTCCAGGCCCTACTGTCGCAGGTGAGCCCGGGGCTGATGCCGCGGCTGCGCCGCGCCAACACCAAGGAGGTGGGCGTGCAGGTGAACCTGCGGGCTGACGCCGCCGTGCAGTGCTCGCTGGGGCCGCGCCTGCTGCCCCTCAGCGCCCCACTCAGCCCCGCTGCGCTCCGCATCCGCGGGCACCTCGCCCTCTACTCGCCCGTGCTGGACCGCCGGCTCTTCACACTGCCTGAGGCCACCGGACCCCGGGAGAAGGACGAGGCGTCTGAAGTGACCCTTAAGGAGCAGGAGGTGGAGGATGGTGGCGGAGAGCAGCAGGAGGGCCAGGCGGAGGCTGCTCTGCTGAGTGAGGAGACGGCAGAGACACCACAGGAGAAGGCTGCAGTCCCCAGACGGCGAGCTGCCTTCCAG TTTTTGGAGCAGAAGTATGGCTATTTCCACTGTAAAGACTGCAAGACCCGATGGGAGAGTGCTTATGTGTGGTGCATTTCTGGAAGCAACAAG GTGTACTTCAAGCAACTGTGCCGCAAATGCCAAAAGGGCTTTAATCCCTATCGAGTGGAAGCAATCCAGTGCCAG ACCTGTTCAAAGACTCGTTGTTCCTGCCCTCAGAAGAAAAGACACATTGATCTCAAGAGACCTCATCGCCAAGAACTTTGTGGCCGCTGCAAAGGCAAGAGGCTGTCCTGTGATAACACTTACAGCTTCAAGTACATTGTCTGA
- the BRCA2 gene encoding breast cancer type 2 susceptibility protein isoform X2: MPRGRREVKARPEELPLAWSGSGGFLKNCSGSLMDKKMAYSPVERPTFFEIFKARCSESDLGPISLNWFEELSAEAPPYESKLLGELDGPPGWLDQTSFKTPRAKPSTYSQLASTPLIFKEQNTILPPYSSPGKELDQKKIGASRDNLISPSITRREVDQENEIFASPPGTCHNCLAASPAISRNTYRTPQRSTIPGPYGSLFCTPKLLEVRTPKHISESLGAEVDPDMSWSSSLATPPTLGATVIIARENDSISGAKQQGERADIALQSFISNHDKCPVTSDTGLLSVPETVKPNAEDDIKDFESEMLDALFGEMNSFEDTFNMPVNSSGTLLLMPRALDVVEKCEINTDKAQGKRDVPSEQSVRRKAGISHDFKTTSQTENSHSIEVKDSLLQNIDEDMGVVKDSCLEGHENELEPLNITGDVQDYRTYVSAENEKPVKEDVPSSSSQWSQLSLSDLDVTHLETSVCSSPSSDFCREKNLGDKSVLVTRDDAVETSLLNTSGLIKAQKLLTAKLSEKCYDVQNSENNQTWEITPVKSVSLSVQDPKLVKGCADEKVSKMSFLNCNSFLIESTNVTEYSVVYNGSFSRRLKATSKSVVADVLSHPLVCGATSPDNCNDLHLINNENTPAKSSFKNLNVLSSLRKRSKRFIYAINNTLLYQEEKIQKDVTSESPAHPILPHLESDSCEFKGCHVASVDDQDCFLLSERKCLQSNVREKNFSTCTLKMDTMDNSSDNLFNDRLKQQDLRNLGENAREDEPATLLKCLELSNTQKEDPTTCLNSEIISNIKRKVLTSARLMARKHSRLLLKGCCLEKGKEDKYMSANVNVGATVPQSLKEELVWSSRNNEHLSDTHHDTMSGMHDGFNNTLSQISFGINGVSNDCHNKISTDKRCATDQWSVVGCREVLGPLGINSSENDNTGLKQGEKTDAAAFSEVVANNEEPKSAENNGSAQAAAVNNVPVETAKELLDCIGDNSLNEVISEDNKQVAPMYSSKKPNENLKYKGKPSGNLNVCSFNPGSGGFQTASNKRIKFSEVSLAKGKMLFRDIENECFEAYSMERVRNFSNQVKKENLFLSDSGSKSSSNLSDSLDSRTSSLEPRHTQLVPHKAGLCKSFPRSQQSLQEKNQTLTASQEAEIAELSSILEETGSQFEFTQFRKQSNMMQSQAFQQFRSVGTHGAKNVENISETREDADFCSTFISENQVKNDKYYTKQEDTNEDTNVVEYKTDSGVVFHKNDKKVTFTNLDRNGSRMSDESFPVAKQDGFSSFIGFTSAGGKKISVSKAALKRSAELFRDLDDDNYLFKSPETSTTCHNSNGHISSNCNFVRCMTKENKKIVCVSDFKSMDAVSHTDSVAHHVQEKNEENTSTPFKENTENERKISKNATENYDSTSTIVDGLSSIKKHNQNLKTSKQFFSQGDCQVEGSLQEDSLDVTCPGNAITTAEEHSLSDEMENLSPNWQEDVKQENELFSQKCQTPAGGNVSISDTALDNSLHLLNVQCGESDVNVLENCDKQKANSTNMEGEDTTHDKILLVNESGIKMGSYHHHQIPFEQEVNVEKNEVKGSYLTDFHTASGKKITIADGFLAKAEQFFAENADLGKEHCDSFENPLKKRKCAKNSVKDLCVESIAQCDPEKLDFYKKLVPKEPGDQFKQTVESSPVKHAVILDTVKVDTFVNLGEDCKSSETSYAHKKADVRPGKPELESFLRQESDALTRTHLSEGGKLFAEREMAYSAKQRDDSEITHDFPVHSAASLHLMKVSNDLADNSVPGDTKNTSFVEDSNNNQSLLLTSESSSSHLNCDSEFDLEHLNKPCADTNSFTDTIVNACESQSLVSPPEHETNLTSLKETSLNVENQKDDTKQIVFSTAKGKRVSVSESAVARVRRMFQEDCSKSVKYEIETKSRTDQAEIARNSSCVICAECPNSVNFLSATRSEEINSASSHVIKVSASASDNGHQDTNTCVDSNSQRQQLEQNVKLLGHLPVPDKQVKQPNSSTSNLGFFSTASGKPVQLSEESLRKARQLFSEMEGNNSSHLQEPFLVEEEAVEESEMHTDVVPRKMQIVLPKEEEQNSTELISDPAFGFSTASGKQVTVSKNAYQKAKAILKESDFISNELGITDQLSSINGSGEHAKSSIDEVISESKIEKSCDEDVNLKSIYDEEMKSLPSNHHVKMPEYVPHSKKNEQLTSFKNSFQQEETRSFGKGQLNLGMKTDSEAISCNATAGAGINTNLLQTPRNYLEMEAVESARAFMEDDISDSGIQIKASQSFSGRLDKNFQSKTFGKRHFEDKNSFGEPPVKRQLLLEFNRTKNLSRSLKASKSTPDGIFKDRRKFMYHVPLKPITCQPFGATNERQEVKNPTLTVPDQDFKGFKSKPAIFQHCALRQSANGTAGFSTPCKASAKESEETRSLYKSGKAVKTFIPPFKTKLTFSAGEQGSSSRICDSPIRKNVTEEMELNQITTQEGVAEPQDHQSCIQHAADTDLENDDLAMVQMLTNLRCARDLQEMRIKKKYRQNISSQPGSLYVIKTSARNRISLKTAVEEKSPGFYSTEELYTYGVSKHCLQINSTNAESFQFLIEDFFGKEYLLAGNGMQLADGGWLIPTDEGKAGKKEFYRALCDTPGVDPKLITETWVYNHYRWIVWKLAAMEVSFPREFANRCLTPETVLLQLKYRYDLEVDKSKRSAIKKIMERDDAAGKTLVLCISKIISLNTVVSPSSSNKNVESKKAAAIIEVTDGWYGIRALLDPPLKAFLHRRRLTVGQKIIVHGAELVGSQNGCTPLEAPDSLMLKISANSTRCARWHAKLGFHRDPRPFPLPLSSLYSEGGAVGCIDVVIQRTYPLQWMEKTSAGSYVFRNNRAEEREAAKHAEDQQKKLEALFAKIQAEYEKHEAPFLTNIARLWRY; encoded by the exons ATGCCGCGGGGCCGCCGGGAGGTAAAGGCCCGGCCCGAGGAGCTGCCCCTCGCGTGGAGCGGCTCTGGGGG gtttttaaaaaactgttcCGGTAGTCTTATGGATAAGAAAATGGCTTACAGCCCTGTGGAAAGACCAACcttctttgaaatatttaagGCACGTTGCAGTGAATCAG ACTTAGGGCCTATCAGTCTCAACTGGTTTGAAGAACTCAGTGCAGAAGCACCACCATATGAGTCTAAATTGTTAGGAGAACTTGATGGACCCCCTGGCTGGCTTGATCAAACTTCTTTTAAAACTCCAAGGGCAAAACCTTCCACATACAGTCAGCTGGCATCAACTCcacttatttttaaagaacaaaatacaATATTGCCACCATATTCTTCTCCTGGAAAAGAACTGGATCAGAAAAAAATAGGAGCAA GCAGAGATAATTTGATAAGCCCAAGTATCACAAGAAGAGAAGTAGatcaagaaaatgaaatatttgcttcTCCTCCTGGTACCTGCCACAACTGCCTTGCTGCTAG tCCAGCTATTTCAAGGAATACTTACAGAACACCTCAGAGAAGTACTATTCCAG GACCATATGGAAGCTTGTTTTGCACACCAAAACTTTTGGAG GTCAGAACTCCAAAACATATTTCTGAAAGTTTGGGAGCAGAAGTGGATCCAGATATGTCCTGGTCAAGTTCTTTAGCCACACCTCCTACACTTGGTGCAACAGTGATAATAG CCAGAGAGAATGATTCTATTTCTGGAGCAAAGCAACAAGGTGAAAGAGCTGACATA GCTTTGCAAAGCTTTATTTCCAACCATGATAAATGTCCTGTAACAAGTGATACAGGTTTGCTGTCTGTACCAGAAACTGTGAAGCCAAATGCTGAAGATGACATCAAAGATTTTG AGTCGGAGATGTTAGATGCCTTATTTGGTGAGATGAATAGCTTTGAGGACACATTCAACATGCCTGTTAATTCCAGTGGAACCCTTCTGCTGATGCCACGTGCTCTGGATGTAGTAGAGAAATGTGAAATAAACACAGATAAAGCACAAGGAAAGCGGGATGTTCCTTCTGAGCAGTCTGTTAGAAGAAAGGCTGGCATTTCACATGACTTCAAAACAACAAGCCAGACTGAAAATAGCCACTCTATTGAAGTGAAGGATTCTTTACTCCAAAACATTGATGAAGATATGGGGGTTGTTAAAGATAGCTGTTTAGAAGGACATGAAAACGAACTGGAGCCACTTAACATCACAGGAGATGTGCAAGATTATAGAACATATGTGTCAGCTGAGAATGAGAAGCCTGTGAAAGAAGATGTGCCATCTTCATCAAGCCAGTGGTCTCAACTGAGCTTATCTGATCTTGATGTAACTCACTTGGAAACATCTGTATGTAGCTCTCCATCCTCTGACTTCTGTAGAGAGAAAAATTTAGGAGATAAGTCAGTGCTGGTGACCAGGGATGATGCTGTTGAAACATCTTTACTGAATACGTCAGGCTTGATAAAAGCACAAAAGCTGTTGACTGCCAAGTTGTCAGAAAAGTGCTATGATGTGCAAAATTCTGAAAACAACCAAACATGGGAAATAACTCCAGTAAAATCTGTGTCTCTGAGTGTTCAAGATCCAAAGTTAGTAAAAGGATGTGCAGATGAGAAGGTTTCCAAAATGAGCTTCTTAAACTGTAATTCCTTTTTAATTGAAAGTACAAATGTCACAGAGTATTCTGTAGTCTACAATGGCAGCTTTTCCAGACGTTTAAAAGCAACTTCTAAATCTGTGGTAGCTGATGTTCTGTCTCACCCACTTGTATGTGGTGCTACATCTCCTGATAATTGCAATGACCTACatttaataaataatgaaaatactCCTGCGAAGTCTAGCTTTAAAAACCTGAATGTGTTATCCAGCTTGAGAAAGAGATCCAAGAGATTTATTTATGCAATAAATAATACTTTACTGTATcaggaagaaaaaatacagaaagacgTAACCTCTGAATCACCTGCTCATCCTATATTGCCACATTTGGAATCTGATTCATGTGAATTTAAAGGCTGTCATGTGGCCAGTGTTGATGATCAAG ACTGCTTCCTTCTTTCAGAGAGAAAGTGTTTGCAATCGAATGTCAGGGAAAAGAATTTCAGCACTTGTACTTTAAAAATGGATACAATGGATAACTCATCTGACAATTTGTTCAATGATAGGCTGAAGCAACAAGACCTGAGAAATTTGGGGGAAAATGCCAGAGAAGACGAACCTGCTACATTATTAAAATGCTTAGAATTATCTAATACTCAGAAAGAAGACCCAACAACTTGTTTAAATAgtgaaataatttcaaatattaaACGTAAAGTTCTAACTTCAGCACGGCTAATGGCAAGAAAGCATTCCAGATTGCTCCTCAAGGGCTGTTGCTTAGAGAAAGGCAAGGAAGATAAGTACATGAGTGCTAATGTGAATGTTGGAGCTACTGTACCTCAGAGCCTGAAAGAGGAACTTGTGTGGTCTTCAAGGAATAATGAACATTTGAGTGATACGCACCATGACACTATGTCTGGGATGCATGACGGTTTCAATAACACTTTGagtcagatcagctttggcataaATGGAGTCAGCAATGATTGCCACAATAAAATATCAACTGATAAAAGGTGTGCTACAGACCAGTGGTCTGTAGTTGGCTGTAGAGAAGTACTTGGACCTTTGGGAATAAACTCCTCAGAAAATGATAATACTGGATTGAAACAAGGGGAGAAAACAGATGCAGCTGCCTTTTCAGAAGTTGTAGCCAACAACGAAGAGCCAAAGTCAGCTGAAAACAATGGAAGTGCTCAAGCAGCTGCTGTCAATAATGTACCTGTAGAGACTGCTAAAGAATTGTTAGATTGTATAGGTGATAATTCTTTAAATGAAGTAATTTCTGAAGACAATAAGCAAGTAGCACCTATGTATTCCAGCAAAAAGCCAAATGAGAACCTGAAGTATAAAGGGAAACCATCGGGAAATCTTAATGTGTGTAGTTTCAATCCGGGCTCTGGTGGTTTTCAGACTGCTTCAAATAAACGGATTAAATTCTCTGAAGTCAGTTTAGCAAAAGGCAAAATGCTGTTCAGAGATATTGAAAATGAATGTTTTGAAGCCTATTCCATGGAAAGAGTGAGAAACTTTTCAAATCAAGTTAAAAAGGAGAATCTGTTTCTCTCAGATTCAGGAAGCAAGTCGAGTAGTAATTTATCTGATTCTTTAGATTCACGGACAAGTTCTCTTGAGCCCAGGCATACGCAGTTAGTTCCACATAAAGCTGGCTTGTGTAAAAGCTTTCCTAGAAGTCAACAATCCttgcaagaaaaaaatcaaaccttgACAGCAAGCCAAGAAGCTGAAATTGCTGAACTTTCTAGTATCCTGGAAGAAACAGGTAGTCAGTTTGAATTTACACAGTTCAGAAAGCAAAGTAACATGATGCAAAGTCAGGCCTTTCAACAGTTCAGAAGTGTAGGAACACATGGAGCAAAGAAtgtggaaaatatttctgaaacaagGGAAGATGCTGATTTTTGTAGCACTTTTATATCTGAAAATCAAGTAAAAAATGACAAGTATTATACTAAGCAGGAAGACACAAATGAAGACACTAATGTGGTGGAATACAAAACAGACAGTGGAGTGGTTTTCCATAAAAATGACAAAAAGGTTACTTTTACTAACTTAGACAGAAATGGAAGTAGAATGTCTGATGAGAGCTTTCCAGTAGCTAAACAGGATGGCTTTTCTAGTTTCATAGGCTTTACTTCAGCTGGAGgtaaaaaaataagtgtttctaAGGCAGCTTTGAAGAGGTCTGCAGAGCTCTTCAGGGACTTGGATGATGATAACTATTTGTTTAAGTCTCCTGAAACTAGTACTACATGTCACAATTCAAATGGCCATATATCTTCTAACTGCAATTTTGTCAGATGtatgacaaaagaaaacaaaaaaatagtttGTGTTTCAGATTTCAAAAGCATGGATGCTGTTTCCCACACAGATTCCGTTGCCCACCACGTCcaggaaaaaaatgaggaaaatactAGTACAccatttaaagaaaatacagaaaatgagagaaaaatatcaaaaaatgCTACTGAAAATTATGATAGTACTAGCACCATTGTCGATGGTCTATCATCTATTAAAAAGCATAACCAGAATCTTAAAACTTCCAAACAATTTTTCAGTCAAGGAGATTGCCAAGTTGAAGGTAGTTTGCAAGAAGACTCATTAGATGTAACATGTCCAGGAAATGCTATTACAACTGCGGAAGAACATagtttatcagatgaaatggaaaACCTCTCTCCTAATTGGCAAGAAGACGTAAAGCAGGAAAATGAACTCTTTTCACAAAAATGTCAAACTCCAGCTGGTGGTAATGTCTCCATTTCTGATACAGCTTTGGATAATTCGCTACACTTGCTCAATGTACAATGTGGAGAAAGCGATGTAAATGTTCTGGAGAACTGtgacaaacaaaaggcaaatagTACAAATATGGAAGGAGAAGACACCACCCATGATAAGATCCTGTTAGTGAATGAAAGTGGAATAAAAATGGGTTCTTACCATCATCATCAAATACCTTTTGAGCAAGAGGTGAATgttgaaaaaaatgaagtgaaGGGGAGTTATCTGACTGATTTTCATACTGCTAGTGGTAAGAAAATAACAATTGCTGATGGATTTTTGGCTAAAGCTGAGCAGTTTTTTGCAGAAAATGCTGATTTAGGAAAGGAACATTGTGACAGTTTTGAGAACCccttaaagaaaaggaaatgtgcTAAAAACTCTGTCAAAGACTTGTGTGTTGAAAGCATTGCTCAATGTGATCCAGAAAAACTTGATTTTTATAAAAAACTTGTTCCCAAAGAACCAGGAGATCAATTTAAGCAGACAGTGGAGAGCAGTCCCGTTAAACATGCTGTGATTCTTGATACTGTTAAAGTTGATACATTTGTTAATCTAGGTGAAGATTGTAAAAGTTCAGAAACTTCATATGCACATAAAAAAGCCGATGTCAGACCTGGAAAGCCAGAATTAGAATCCTTTCTGAGACAGGAGAGTGATGCTTTAACTAGAACTCATTTGTCTGAAGGTGGAAAACTGTTTGCTGAGAGAGAGATGGCATACTCAGCAAAACAGAGGGATGACTCAGAAATCACACATGATTTTCCTGTGCACTCTGCTGCATCTCTGCATTTAATGAAGGTATCAAATGACCTTGCAGATAATTCTGTGCCAGGAGATacaaaaaatacttcatttgTTGAGGATAGTAACAATAATCAATCTCTCCTATTAACTTCAGAAAGTAGCTCTTCACATTTGAACTGTGACAGTGAGTTTGACTTAGAACATTTAAATAAACCTTGTGCTGATACAAACAGCTTCACAGACACCATCGTTAATGCTTGCGAAAGCCAGTCACTAGTCAGTCCTCCTGAACATGAAACTAATTTAACCAGCTTAAAAGAAACGTCTCTTAATGTTGAAAATCAAAAGGACGATACAAAACAAATTGTGTTTAGTACAGCAAAAGGTAAAAGGGTTTCTGTTTCGGAAAGTGCAGTAGCAAGAGTCAGACGAATGTTTCAGGAAGACTGTAGTAAATCAGTAAAATATGAAATTGAGACTAAATCAAGAACTGATCAAGCAGAAATTGCTAGAAATTCATCTTGCGTCATTTGTGCTGAGTGTCCTAATTCTGTTAATTTTTTAAGTGCTACAAGAAGTGAAGAGATTAATTCAGCTTCATCCCATGTTATTAAAGTAAGTGCAAGTGCTAGTGACAATGGTCACCAAGATACAAACACATGTGTAGACTCAAATTCTCAGAGGCAACAGTTGGAACAGAATGTTAAGCTTTTAGGGCATTTGCCTGTTCCAGATAAGCAGGTAAAGCAGCCAAATTCTTCTACAAGCAATCTTGGGTTTTTTAGTACAGCAAGTGGTAAGCCTGTACAACTATCTGAAGAGTCACTCAGGAAAGCTAGACAGCTCTTTTCTGAAATGGAAGGTAATAATTCATCACATCTACAAGAACCATTTTTAGTTGAGGAAGAAGCTGTTGAAGAGTCTGAAATGCACACTGATGTAGTTCCTAGGAAAATGCAGATAGTGTTACCAAAAGAGGAAGAACAGAACAGCACTGAATTGATTTCAGATCCTGCTTTTGGGTTCAGCACTGCAAGTGGAAAGCAGGTAACGGTCTCTAAAAATGCCTATCAAAAGGCAAAGGCAATTTTAAAAGAATCTGACTTTATAAGCAATGAACTTGGCATTACAGATCAACTTAGTTCAATTAATGGAAGTGGTGAACATGCAAAATCTTCAATTGATGAAGTCATCTCAGAATCCAAAATTGAAAAAAGCTGCGATGAAGATGTTAACTTAAAAAGCATCTACGATGAGGAAATGAAGTCTCTTCCAAGCAACCACCATGTCAAAATGCCTGAGTACGTACCACATAGTAAGAAAAATGAGCAGTTAACATCGTTTAAAAACAGCTTTCAGCAAGAGGAGACTAGGTCTTTTGGAAAAGGACAGCTGAATCTGGGAATGAAAACAGATTCTGAAGCAATTTCATGCAATGctactgctggagcaggaataaaTACTAATCTTCTCCAAACTCCAAGAAATTACTTGGAAATGGAGGCTGTAGAAAGTGCAAGAGCTTTTATGGAAGATGATATTTCTGATTCTGGAATACAAATTAAAGCTTCACAGTCCTTCAGTGGCAGACTGGATAAAAACTTTCAAAGTAAGACCTTTGGGAAGAGGCACTTTGAAGACAAAAACTCATTTG GAGAACCTCCAGTTAAAAGACAGCTACTGCTTGAATTTAACAGAACAAAGAATCTCTCCAGATCATTGAAAGCTTCGAAAAGCACCCCCGATG GCATtttcaaagacagaaggaaatttATGTACCATGTTCCTTTAAAACCCATAACTTGTCAACCTTTTGG GGCTACTAATGAACGACAAGAAGTCAAGAATCCTACCCTTACTGTACCAGATCAAGACTTCAAAGGATTCAAATCTAAACCTGCCATTTTTCAGCACTGTGCACTGAGACAGTCTGCAAATGGTACTGCTGGGTTTTCTACTCCATGTAAGGCCTCAGCAAAAGAGAGTGAAGAAACAAGAAGTTTGTACAAATCTGGCAAAGCTGTTAAAACTTTTATTCCACCCTTCAAAACCAAGCTGACATTTTCTGCCGGTGaacaaggcagcagcagcagaatatGTGACTCACCGATCAGAAAAAATGTGACTGAAGAGATGGAATTAAATCAGATCACAACTCAAGAAGGTGTTGCTGAACCTCAGGACCACCAGTCTTGCATCCAGCATGCAGCAGACACTGACCTGGAAAATGATGACTTAG CTATGGTCCAGATGCTGACAAATCTCCGCTGTGCCAGAGATCTGCAGGAAatgagaattaaaaagaaatacaggcAAAATATTAGCTCACAGCCAGGCAGTCTTTATGTCATTAAAACATCTGCAAGAAATAGAATCTCTCTGAAAACTGCAGTAGAAGAGAAATCTCCTGGTTTTTATTCTACGGAAGAG CTTTACACATACGGTGTTTCAAAACATTGCCTACAAATTAACAGCACAAATGCAGAATCTTTCCAGTTTCTCATCGAAGACTTTTTTGGCAAGGAATATTTATTAGCTGGAAATGGAATGCAACTTGCTGATGGAGGATGGCTAATACCTacagatgagggaaaagctggaaaaaaggagtttTACAG